One genomic segment of Helicobacter enhydrae includes these proteins:
- a CDS encoding fumarate reductase iron-sulfur subunit translates to MSNRILTFKIFKYNPQSAVSKPHFAEYQIEELDSMSIFIALNKIRSELDQSLSFDFVCRAGICGSCGMMINGTPRLACRTLTKEFESGVITLMPLPAFKLIKDLSVDTGSWFEGMTKRVESWIHSNEEKVDLSKFEARVEPEVAEEVFELDRCIECGCCVAGCGTKVMREDFIAPAGLNRVARFYIDPQDKRTDEDWFELIGDDNGIFGCMSLLACQDVCPKELPLQTKIAYLRRKMVQCK, encoded by the coding sequence ATGAGTAATCGAATCTTAACTTTTAAAATTTTCAAATACAATCCTCAAAGTGCGGTGTCCAAGCCCCATTTTGCAGAATATCAGATTGAAGAATTGGATTCTATGTCTATTTTTATCGCACTCAACAAGATTAGAAGCGAGCTTGATCAATCTTTGAGTTTTGATTTTGTTTGCCGTGCGGGGATTTGTGGGAGCTGTGGAATGATGATTAATGGCACTCCGCGTCTTGCTTGCCGCACTTTGACAAAAGAATTTGAAAGTGGGGTTATCACATTGATGCCACTTCCTGCGTTCAAGCTCATCAAAGATTTATCTGTAGATACTGGAAGTTGGTTTGAAGGAATGACAAAGCGTGTCGAGAGTTGGATCCATTCCAATGAAGAAAAAGTGGATTTGAGTAAGTTTGAGGCAAGGGTGGAGCCAGAGGTTGCTGAAGAGGTGTTTGAGCTTGATCGCTGTATCGAGTGTGGTTGCTGTGTCGCAGGGTGTGGCACCAAAGTGATGAGAGAGGATTTTATCGCTCCTGCTGGACTGAATCGTGTAGCAAGGTTTTATATCGATCCTCAAGATAAACGCACTGATGAGGATTGGTTTGAGCTCATCGGAGATGATAATGGAATCTTTGGGTGTATGTCATTGCTAGCCTGTCAAGATGTTTGCCCCAAAGAATTGCCACTGCAAACCAAGATTGCGTATTTGCGTCGCAAAATGGTGCAGTGTAAATAA
- a CDS encoding vWA domain-containing protein, giving the protein MQEPTQEVVVDEKLIKEVLKRLIDGASCAEIEPSKIISGSNLTYVTDKQVVDATKLKGGIVFDGNILRGGIYEEKNDYYVSDTRDYIYALKGSELEVKAICSPQSFVLQNFDVNQETLGIKLSKKPTKEIGIVVCATQSMSDCVFALKEIAPFLSQHLFGDDKDAYAKVVLVRFTWLLFESLGVFYQQDSFAQAINKLSTTQSDTRMLYRSLIEAMRYFTKDNGLEKEIYLISDGSASDPHNEDQALQMTQNLNFNIAKGEECGKNCVKIHSFNLGQPLDFLKNLSKITGGNYYYADNIYNFKKNILTQSSGGKFDMRELDVVIHPSKTHKMHDDFPQSQS; this is encoded by the coding sequence ATGCAAGAACCCACCCAAGAAGTTGTTGTAGATGAAAAATTGATCAAAGAAGTATTAAAAAGGCTCATTGATGGTGCAAGTTGTGCTGAAATAGAGCCTTCAAAAATCATCTCTGGTTCCAATCTCACCTATGTGACAGATAAGCAAGTTGTTGATGCGACAAAGCTCAAAGGGGGCATTGTCTTTGATGGCAATATTTTGAGAGGGGGAATTTATGAAGAGAAAAATGATTATTATGTGAGTGATACTAGGGATTATATCTATGCCTTGAAGGGAAGTGAGCTGGAAGTCAAAGCAATTTGCTCCCCACAAAGTTTTGTGCTACAAAATTTTGATGTCAATCAAGAGACACTTGGAATCAAGCTAAGCAAGAAGCCAACAAAAGAAATCGGAATTGTTGTTTGTGCAACCCAATCGATGAGTGATTGTGTTTTTGCACTCAAAGAAATTGCTCCATTTTTGAGCCAACATCTTTTTGGTGATGACAAAGATGCTTATGCAAAAGTAGTGCTTGTGAGATTCACTTGGCTTCTCTTTGAATCTTTGGGTGTGTTTTATCAGCAAGATTCGTTCGCTCAAGCTATCAATAAGCTTAGCACAACGCAATCTGACACGCGAATGCTGTATCGTTCTTTGATTGAGGCGATGAGATATTTTACCAAAGACAATGGTTTGGAAAAAGAGATTTATCTCATTAGCGATGGAAGTGCGAGCGATCCCCATAATGAAGATCAAGCATTACAAATGACACAGAATCTCAATTTTAATATTGCCAAAGGTGAGGAGTGCGGAAAAAATTGCGTCAAGATTCATAGTTTTAATCTTGGGCAACCTCTAGATTTTTTGAAAAATTTATCAAAAATCACGGGTGGAAATTATTATTATGCTGACAATATCTATAATTTCAAGAAAAATATTCTGACACAAAGTAGTGGAGGGAAGTTTGATATGCGTGAGCTTGATGTAGTGATTCATCCTTCCAAAACTCACAAAATGCACGATGATTTTCCTCAATCCCAATCGTAA
- the uvrA gene encoding excinuclease ABC subunit UvrA translates to MKDQITIAGAKENNLKNLNLTLPKNQLIVFTGLSGSGKSTLAFDTLYAEGQRRYIESLSSYARQFLDKVGKPNVDKIEGLTPAIAIDQKTTSKNPRSTVGTITEIYDYLRLLYARVGNQHCHLCGKPISYMTQTDIIHQVLSLPIDSKLIILAPIIKDKKGTFADKIDSLRQKGIIRAYIDGVMVRLDEEITLSKTKKHTIKAVIDRVILNQDNHTRIAQGIEKALKESFGEVEIELDGKILHFSEHFACFDCKVSFEPLEPLAFSFNSPKGACEDCGGLGMKYTLDLKKLLNRSAPLNQGGVKFIFGFNRGYYNHLFEAFCNSQNIKLTQSFDELQEHQQNALLYGSSQSVTFEWRGSKLTRPWQGIMKIAYDLFKDERDLADFMSEKPCPSCKGYRLKAPSLSVQVANKKISEILNMPLQECYEFFANAEHFAYLTPQEQMIAEPIFKEIKERLFFLYDVGLGYLTLGRDARTISGGESQRIRIASQIGSGLTGVMYVLDEPSIGLHERDTLKLIKTLRSLQEKGNTVIVVEHDKETILQADFVVDIGPGAGVNGGEIVFAGSVQELLKQNTLTAQYLNGSRQISYPHNRKQEKFLEISGININNIKNLSINIPLSNFVCITGVSGSGKSSIVLQTLLPVAQEILNHSKKIQKYDGVSIAGLEHLDKVIYLDQSPIGRTPRSNPATYTGVMDDIRALFAEVKEAKIRGYNLGRFSFNVKGGRCEKCQGEGEIKIEMHFLPDVMVKCDSCKGARYNAQTLEIQYKGKSIAEVLNMSVEDALPFFSKVPKIAHKLQTLQDVGLGYITLGQNATTLSGGEAQRIKLAKELSRKDTGKTLYILDEPTTGLHFADVDRLTKVLHHLVSLGNSAIVIEHNLDMIKNADYLIDIGPEGGDQGGQVLDCGSVEHIAKNASKSGSHTGRFLAKELGI, encoded by the coding sequence GTGAAAGATCAAATCACTATCGCAGGAGCCAAAGAAAACAATCTTAAAAACCTCAATCTCACTCTACCCAAAAACCAGCTCATTGTTTTTACGGGATTGAGTGGAAGTGGTAAAAGCACCCTAGCCTTTGACACTCTCTATGCTGAGGGGCAAAGACGCTATATCGAGAGCCTCTCAAGCTATGCAAGGCAATTTTTGGACAAAGTGGGCAAACCCAATGTGGATAAAATCGAAGGTTTAACCCCTGCCATCGCCATTGACCAAAAAACCACTTCCAAAAACCCTCGTTCCACGGTTGGCACAATCACAGAAATCTATGATTATTTGCGTCTTTTGTATGCAAGGGTGGGCAATCAGCACTGCCATCTATGTGGCAAACCCATTTCCTATATGACACAAACTGACATCATCCATCAAGTGCTATCCCTCCCCATTGATTCCAAACTCATCATTCTTGCACCCATCATCAAAGACAAAAAAGGGACTTTTGCTGACAAAATCGACTCATTGCGTCAAAAAGGGATCATCCGTGCCTATATTGATGGCGTGATGGTGCGTCTTGATGAAGAAATTACGCTAAGCAAAACCAAAAAACACACCATCAAAGCCGTGATCGATCGCGTGATTCTCAATCAAGACAACCACACACGCATCGCACAAGGTATCGAAAAGGCACTCAAAGAATCTTTTGGCGAGGTGGAGATTGAGCTTGATGGCAAAATCTTGCATTTTTCAGAGCATTTTGCTTGCTTTGATTGCAAAGTGAGCTTTGAGCCTCTTGAGCCTCTGGCTTTTTCTTTTAACTCCCCAAAGGGGGCTTGTGAGGATTGTGGCGGTTTGGGAATGAAATACACTCTAGATCTCAAAAAGCTCCTCAATCGTTCAGCCCCACTCAATCAAGGAGGTGTGAAGTTTATCTTTGGCTTCAATCGAGGGTATTACAATCATCTCTTTGAAGCCTTTTGCAACAGCCAAAACATCAAACTCACCCAAAGCTTTGATGAACTTCAAGAACATCAGCAAAACGCTTTGCTCTATGGAAGCTCCCAAAGCGTGACATTTGAATGGAGGGGGAGCAAACTCACACGCCCTTGGCAAGGCATTATGAAAATCGCCTATGATTTGTTCAAAGATGAAAGAGATCTAGCAGATTTTATGAGTGAGAAACCTTGCCCAAGTTGCAAAGGCTATCGCCTCAAAGCACCATCCCTAAGCGTCCAAGTGGCAAACAAAAAGATTTCAGAGATTTTGAATATGCCACTTCAAGAATGCTATGAGTTTTTTGCAAATGCAGAGCATTTTGCCTATCTCACTCCTCAAGAGCAGATGATTGCGGAGCCGATTTTCAAAGAGATCAAAGAACGCTTGTTTTTTCTCTATGATGTGGGGTTGGGCTATCTGACTTTGGGGCGTGATGCACGCACAATCAGCGGTGGAGAAAGCCAAAGGATCCGTATCGCAAGTCAAATCGGAAGTGGGCTTACAGGAGTGATGTATGTGCTTGATGAGCCAAGTATCGGTTTGCACGAACGCGACACGCTCAAACTCATCAAAACCCTAAGGAGTTTGCAAGAAAAAGGCAACACAGTCATCGTCGTAGAGCACGACAAAGAAACGATTTTGCAGGCTGATTTTGTTGTGGATATTGGTCCGGGTGCAGGAGTGAATGGAGGAGAGATTGTGTTTGCAGGAAGTGTCCAAGAGCTACTCAAACAAAACACCCTCACCGCCCAATACCTCAATGGAAGTCGGCAAATCTCCTACCCCCACAACCGCAAACAAGAAAAATTTCTAGAGATTTCTGGTATCAATATCAACAATATCAAAAACCTAAGCATCAACATCCCGCTTTCCAATTTTGTCTGTATCACCGGCGTGAGCGGAAGTGGCAAAAGCTCTATTGTTTTGCAGACACTGCTCCCTGTCGCTCAAGAAATCCTAAACCATAGCAAAAAGATTCAAAAATACGACGGCGTGAGCATCGCGGGACTAGAACATCTAGACAAAGTCATCTACCTAGATCAAAGCCCTATCGGACGCACCCCTAGAAGTAACCCCGCGACTTATACAGGCGTGATGGATGACATTCGTGCGTTGTTTGCAGAAGTCAAAGAGGCAAAAATCAGAGGCTACAACCTCGGTCGCTTCAGCTTCAATGTCAAAGGGGGACGCTGTGAAAAATGTCAGGGCGAAGGGGAAATCAAAATCGAAATGCACTTTTTGCCCGATGTGATGGTGAAGTGCGATAGCTGCAAAGGTGCAAGATACAACGCACAAACGCTTGAAATCCAATACAAAGGCAAATCAATCGCAGAGGTGCTCAATATGAGTGTGGAAGATGCCTTGCCGTTTTTTAGCAAAGTGCCAAAAATCGCACACAAATTGCAAACGCTTCAAGATGTGGGGCTAGGCTACATCACGCTAGGGCAAAACGCAACGACGCTAAGTGGGGGCGAGGCTCAACGCATCAAACTTGCCAAAGAACTCAGTCGCAAAGATACGGGCAAAACACTCTATATCTTGGATGAGCCCACGACAGGATTGCATTTTGCCGATGTGGATCGGCTCACAAAAGTCTTGCACCATCTTGTCAGTCTGGGGAATTCAGCCATTGTGATTGAGCACAATCTTGATATGATCAAAAATGCTGATTATTTGATTGACATCGGTCCTGAGGGAGGGGATCAAGGAGGGCAAGTGCTTGATTGCGGAAGTGTGGAGCACATTGCCAAAAATGCTTCCAAAAGTGGGAGTCATACAGGGAGATTTTTGGCTAAAGAGTTGGGGATATAG
- the dapF gene encoding diaminopimelate epimerase produces the protein MLELEKYSASGNDFLITHIPPSNFDLALFARKVCDRHQGIGADGLVILYPHEKYAYQWRFYNSDGSLASMCGNASRCVGLYAFLHSLAPQKHQFLSGAGMIEVEILSTQAPYRVLSHLGTYQLFALNQDNGWDFFNTGVPHLVRFVKTLEEFQIFSIESMKDMRLQYDANVNIVCKTQEGYRIKTYERGVEDITLACGTGMASVVASLKERGELEGDEVILIPPSDELIKFRIQEKNISFEGEVKRIAKCQIDLSFLGASE, from the coding sequence ATGTTAGAACTTGAAAAATACAGCGCTAGTGGCAATGATTTTCTCATCACCCATATTCCACCCTCAAATTTCGACCTTGCTTTGTTTGCCAGAAAAGTCTGCGATCGTCATCAAGGTATCGGTGCTGATGGACTTGTGATTCTCTACCCTCACGAAAAATACGCCTACCAATGGCGGTTTTATAATAGCGATGGCTCCCTTGCTTCAATGTGTGGCAATGCGAGTCGTTGTGTCGGGCTTTATGCGTTTCTGCATTCTCTTGCGCCACAAAAGCATCAGTTTTTGAGCGGTGCTGGAATGATTGAAGTTGAGATTCTTAGCACCCAAGCTCCCTATAGGGTGCTCAGTCATCTTGGGACCTACCAACTCTTCGCACTCAATCAAGATAATGGTTGGGATTTTTTCAATACAGGAGTGCCCCATCTTGTGCGTTTTGTAAAAACACTTGAAGAGTTTCAAATCTTCTCTATTGAGAGTATGAAAGATATGCGTTTGCAATATGATGCCAATGTCAATATCGTTTGCAAAACCCAAGAGGGCTACAGAATCAAAACCTATGAACGCGGAGTGGAAGACATCACACTCGCTTGTGGCACGGGAATGGCAAGTGTGGTGGCAAGTCTCAAAGAAAGAGGTGAGCTAGAGGGCGATGAAGTGATACTCATCCCACCTTCTGATGAATTGATCAAGTTTAGAATCCAAGAGAAAAACATCAGCTTTGAGGGCGAAGTCAAACGGATCGCCAAATGCCAAATTGATTTGAGTTTTTTGGGAGCATCGGAGTGA
- a CDS encoding RNA-binding S4 domain-containing protein: MRLDQFLNSSNLLKRRSIAQDMCQNGAILLNAKPAKPAKEVKIGDVIELKYLDKSLQYEILAIPPTKTTPKSQISLYLKELQ; encoded by the coding sequence ATGCGACTCGATCAATTCCTCAACTCAAGCAACCTTCTCAAGCGTAGAAGTATCGCTCAAGATATGTGCCAAAATGGTGCGATTCTCCTCAACGCCAAACCCGCCAAACCCGCCAAAGAAGTGAAAATCGGCGATGTGATTGAGTTGAAATATTTGGACAAATCCCTACAATATGAGATTTTGGCTATCCCACCGACCAAAACCACCCCAAAATCCCAAATCTCTCTTTATCTCAAAGAACTTCAATAA
- a CDS encoding L-threonylcarbamoyladenylate synthase: MKSTLFLAQTDTTIGFLCQDPHTINQAKGRNKQVLLEVDSLQTLKSFVRVPQKYKNMVRKSRKTTFIYPNCKAIRVVFDSWHLRFLRTLKWAYSSSANLSGKDFDINFATSRADTIIEDKRGLFQAPPSKIYKINQSHLKRIR, encoded by the coding sequence ATGAAATCTACGCTCTTTTTGGCTCAAACTGACACAACGATTGGCTTTTTGTGTCAAGATCCCCACACCATCAATCAAGCCAAGGGTAGAAACAAGCAAGTTTTGCTTGAAGTGGATTCTTTGCAAACTCTCAAAAGCTTCGTGCGTGTGCCTCAAAAATATAAAAACATGGTGCGAAAATCACGCAAAACGACTTTTATTTATCCTAATTGCAAGGCTATTAGAGTTGTTTTTGATTCTTGGCATTTGAGATTTTTACGCACTCTCAAATGGGCTTATAGCTCCAGTGCCAATCTGAGTGGAAAAGATTTTGACATCAATTTCGCAACTTCTCGTGCTGATACTATCATCGAGGATAAGCGTGGATTGTTTCAAGCCCCGCCCTCCAAAATCTACAAAATCAATCAATCTCATCTCAAAAGGATACGCTAA
- the carB gene encoding carbamoyl-phosphate synthase large subunit → MPKRNDIHNILLIGSGPIIIGQACEFDYSGTQAAKTLKSLGYKVVLINSNPATIMTDPESADRTYIEPISEETLADIIQKEKIDAILPTMGGQTALNIAMSMQEKGMLEGVKFLGANPEAIKKGEDRQAFKESMLKIGMDLPKSRYAYNEEEALNAAKEIGFPLIIRASFTLAGGGSGVAYNIDEFKALAKNGLDASPINEILIEESLLGWKEYEMEVIRDKADNCIIVCSIENLDPMGVHTGDSITIAPALTLTDKEYQRMRDASFAILREIGVDTGGSNVQFAINPQTGRMIVIEMNPRVSRSSALASKATGYPIAKVATLLAVGFTLDEITNDITGTTASFEPSIDYIVTKIPRFTFEKFPTADSTLTTSMKSIGEVMAIGGTFAESVQKALCSLETGLFGFNSISSDLEKIKHEIRRPNESRLLYIADGFRQGLSLEEIHTLSKIDPWFLSQIQEIIAFEERITLSILEDVHLMRETKSLGFSDAMIASLLKKNDGIDITPNEVYQARCSMGVTQDYLQVDTCAAEFTSRTPYLYSSIGNFSSIAPAPLPQSTHKKVMIIGGGPNRIGQGIEFDYCCVHASFALKDMGISSIMYNCNPETVSTDYDTSDVLYFEPIDFEHVRSVIEREKPDGIIVHFGGQTPLKLAKDLTRIGAKIIGTSAKVIDVAEDREKFSDFVQQYQLKQPQNGIAFNKEEAHSIASKIGFPVLVRPSYVLGGRAMRIVYNDEELKSYMEEAVRVSESSPVLVDKFLDRAIELDVDAISDGVDVYIGGIMQHIEEAGIHSGDSASSLPPSTLTQEKIQEIQNLTAQIALKLGVIGLMNVQYAIYQDEIYLIEVNPRASRTVPFVSKATGMPLAKIATRVMWQGNLKEALSYYDRFGMVIYTNNIYQHKALKHIAIKESVFPFNKLNGADVLLGPEMKSTGEVMGISQSFGLSFAKSQIAAKNTLPTQGKIFISLKELDKPSALEIARNFKALGFELCATSGTHQAITQGGIECELVLKVSEGRPNIQDLITNNEIAMVINSSDERSNKTDTKFLREQVLKSCVPYFTTIQEAKAACSAIAEMETQSPYKAQAIQDFLQVQ, encoded by the coding sequence ATGCCAAAACGCAATGATATCCACAATATCTTATTAATTGGTTCAGGTCCAATCATCATCGGACAAGCTTGTGAGTTTGACTACTCTGGCACGCAAGCCGCCAAAACACTCAAAAGTTTGGGCTACAAAGTCGTGCTCATCAATTCCAATCCTGCTACCATTATGACAGATCCAGAATCAGCCGATCGCACCTACATTGAGCCTATTAGCGAAGAGACACTCGCTGACATCATCCAAAAAGAAAAAATTGACGCCATTTTGCCAACGATGGGGGGGCAAACTGCATTGAATATCGCAATGAGTATGCAAGAAAAAGGAATGCTTGAGGGTGTGAAGTTTTTGGGAGCCAACCCTGAGGCAATCAAAAAGGGAGAGGATCGCCAAGCGTTCAAAGAATCAATGCTCAAAATCGGTATGGATCTCCCAAAATCCCGCTATGCCTACAATGAAGAAGAAGCACTCAATGCTGCCAAAGAAATCGGGTTTCCTTTGATCATCCGTGCAAGTTTTACACTTGCAGGTGGGGGAAGCGGTGTGGCTTATAATATTGATGAGTTCAAAGCGTTGGCAAAAAATGGGCTTGACGCCTCGCCGATCAATGAAATCTTGATCGAAGAATCACTTTTGGGCTGGAAAGAATACGAAATGGAAGTCATACGCGATAAGGCAGACAACTGCATTATCGTTTGCTCAATCGAAAACCTTGATCCTATGGGAGTGCATACAGGCGATAGTATCACCATAGCCCCTGCCCTCACCCTCACTGACAAAGAATACCAAAGAATGCGTGATGCCTCTTTTGCCATCTTGCGTGAGATTGGCGTAGATACAGGGGGGAGCAATGTGCAATTTGCCATCAATCCTCAAACGGGGCGTATGATTGTCATCGAGATGAATCCACGCGTTTCACGCTCTTCAGCCCTTGCAAGCAAAGCGACAGGCTATCCTATCGCCAAAGTAGCCACACTTCTAGCAGTGGGCTTCACTCTTGATGAAATCACCAACGACATTACAGGCACAACTGCTAGTTTTGAGCCTAGTATCGATTATATTGTGACTAAAATCCCAAGATTTACATTTGAAAAATTCCCCACCGCTGATTCCACACTCACTACAAGTATGAAAAGCATTGGCGAAGTGATGGCAATCGGAGGCACTTTTGCAGAAAGTGTGCAAAAAGCCCTCTGCAGTCTTGAAACAGGGCTATTTGGATTTAACTCCATCAGTTCTGATTTGGAAAAAATCAAGCACGAAATCCGTCGCCCCAACGAATCAAGACTGCTCTACATCGCCGATGGCTTCAGGCAAGGGTTGAGTTTGGAGGAGATTCATACTTTGAGCAAAATCGATCCGTGGTTTTTGAGCCAAATCCAAGAAATCATTGCATTTGAAGAGCGTATCACTCTATCAATCCTAGAGGATGTCCATCTGATGAGAGAAACCAAGTCTTTGGGATTTTCTGATGCGATGATTGCATCGTTGCTCAAGAAAAACGATGGGATTGACATCACCCCAAATGAAGTCTATCAAGCGCGATGTTCTATGGGTGTCACACAGGATTATTTGCAAGTGGATACTTGTGCTGCAGAATTCACCTCACGCACCCCCTACCTTTACTCTTCTATTGGCAATTTTAGCAGTATCGCACCCGCCCCACTTCCACAAAGCACACACAAAAAAGTGATGATCATCGGTGGAGGACCCAATCGGATCGGGCAAGGAATCGAGTTTGATTATTGCTGTGTGCATGCAAGTTTTGCACTCAAAGATATGGGAATCTCAAGCATTATGTATAACTGCAATCCTGAAACGGTGAGCACGGACTATGACACAAGCGATGTGCTGTATTTCGAACCCATCGACTTTGAGCATGTCCGCTCTGTGATTGAGAGAGAGAAACCTGATGGAATCATCGTGCATTTCGGAGGGCAAACCCCTCTCAAACTCGCCAAAGATCTCACACGCATTGGTGCCAAAATCATCGGCACAAGTGCCAAAGTCATCGATGTGGCTGAAGATCGCGAAAAATTTTCTGATTTTGTCCAACAATACCAACTCAAACAACCCCAAAACGGCATTGCTTTCAACAAAGAAGAAGCCCATAGTATCGCAAGTAAGATCGGATTCCCCGTATTAGTGCGTCCTAGCTATGTTTTGGGAGGACGAGCGATGCGGATCGTCTATAACGATGAAGAGCTCAAATCCTATATGGAGGAAGCAGTCCGAGTGAGCGAGAGTTCTCCTGTGCTTGTGGATAAGTTTTTGGATCGTGCCATCGAGCTTGATGTCGATGCCATTAGCGATGGAGTTGATGTGTATATCGGTGGGATTATGCAACACATCGAAGAGGCAGGCATCCACTCTGGAGATAGTGCCTCCTCCCTCCCTCCCTCCACCCTCACACAAGAAAAAATCCAAGAGATTCAAAATCTCACCGCTCAGATCGCACTCAAGCTTGGCGTGATAGGGCTGATGAATGTGCAATATGCGATTTATCAAGATGAGATTTATCTCATCGAAGTCAATCCACGAGCTAGCCGCACCGTGCCTTTTGTCAGCAAAGCCACAGGTATGCCACTAGCCAAAATCGCAACACGCGTAATGTGGCAGGGCAATCTCAAAGAAGCCCTAAGCTATTATGATCGCTTTGGTATGGTCATCTATACCAACAACATCTATCAGCACAAAGCCCTCAAACACATCGCCATCAAAGAATCAGTATTCCCATTCAACAAGCTCAATGGTGCAGATGTGCTCTTAGGTCCTGAAATGAAAAGCACAGGAGAGGTGATGGGGATCAGCCAAAGCTTTGGATTGAGCTTTGCCAAAAGCCAAATTGCTGCCAAAAACACTCTCCCCACACAAGGCAAGATTTTCATCTCTCTCAAAGAGCTTGACAAACCCTCTGCCCTCGAGATTGCGCGCAATTTCAAAGCATTGGGCTTTGAGCTTTGTGCGACAAGTGGCACACATCAAGCGATCACACAAGGTGGCATAGAGTGTGAACTCGTGCTCAAAGTGAGTGAAGGACGCCCAAATATACAAGATCTCATCACCAACAATGAAATCGCAATGGTCATCAATAGCAGCGATGAGAGAAGCAACAAAACAGACACTAAGTTTTTGCGAGAGCAGGTGCTAAAATCCTGTGTGCCATATTTCACCACGATACAAGAAGCCAAAGCCGCCTGTAGTGCTATAGCCGAGATGGAAACCCAAAGCCCATACAAAGCCCAAGCAATCCAAGATTTCTTGCAAGTTCAATGA
- a CDS encoding MFS transporter, with product MRIHPSYYTIIPLTLSAFCMGVAELCIAGVMDNMAHYFNTSLQQTGLLMTLYALGVIIGAPILTIPISTFNRKTQLLINLAIFALANSIVFFSSSFLITSIARFVAGCMHGVFFVIATLSVTQVAQEGRKSQGLAIVVAGLSFSMVSGVPLGALIGNTFGFQILFLCISFLILSVMGAVWVLMPSNLMGQQTSLKSLKNGLLSPHMWRSYLITASFCGSIFAFYTYAEAFFVQISGFDLDDIAWILLAYGFCGIAGNLIGGKLSDKLGSIYALKITFSMLALGLFLIGIFSKYPWVGVFGFCMASFWGFACVASIKILSLITAKIYTPASIESSISLNEASFNVGIAIATFIGGITLALFGVQSNSFFAGALALCGLALVWSFPKGYQERL from the coding sequence ATGCGTATTCATCCTTCTTATTACACTATCATCCCACTGACACTTTCGGCTTTTTGTATGGGAGTGGCAGAACTCTGCATAGCAGGGGTGATGGACAATATGGCACATTATTTCAACACCTCGCTACAACAAACAGGTTTGTTGATGACACTCTATGCGTTGGGGGTTATCATCGGAGCACCGATCCTCACTATTCCCATTAGCACCTTCAATCGCAAAACACAACTTCTCATCAATCTTGCGATTTTTGCCCTAGCAAACTCAATCGTTTTTTTTAGCTCTAGTTTTTTGATCACCTCTATCGCACGCTTTGTGGCTGGTTGTATGCACGGAGTATTTTTCGTCATTGCCACTTTATCAGTGACGCAAGTTGCACAAGAGGGACGCAAATCTCAAGGACTTGCGATTGTGGTGGCGGGTTTGAGCTTCTCTATGGTGAGTGGCGTTCCGCTAGGTGCATTGATTGGCAATACTTTTGGATTCCAAATCTTGTTTTTGTGCATTAGTTTTCTGATCCTTAGCGTGATGGGTGCTGTGTGGGTGCTAATGCCTAGCAATCTAATGGGGCAACAAACAAGCCTCAAGAGCCTCAAAAATGGCTTACTAAGCCCTCACATGTGGCGTTCTTATCTCATCACTGCAAGTTTTTGTGGGAGTATTTTTGCATTCTACACTTATGCTGAAGCCTTTTTTGTCCAAATTTCAGGTTTTGATTTGGACGATATTGCGTGGATTTTGCTTGCTTATGGATTCTGCGGGATTGCAGGAAATCTAATCGGTGGAAAACTCTCAGATAAACTAGGAAGCATTTATGCTCTCAAGATCACTTTTAGTATGCTTGCTTTGGGATTGTTTCTGATAGGAATCTTTTCAAAATATCCTTGGGTGGGTGTTTTTGGATTTTGTATGGCAAGTTTTTGGGGATTTGCCTGTGTTGCCTCTATCAAAATTCTATCCCTCATCACTGCCAAAATCTACACACCTGCAAGCATAGAAAGCTCTATCAGCCTCAATGAAGCGAGTTTCAATGTTGGTATTGCGATTGCGACTTTTATCGGTGGAATCACACTAGCACTCTTTGGAGTCCAGAGCAATTCATTCTTTGCAGGAGCATTGGCATTATGCGGACTTGCTCTAGTTTGGAGTTTCCCAAAAGGCTATCAAGAAAGATTGTAA